Genomic window (Xylanimonas protaetiae):
CGCGCATCCCCGGCCCCCAGAGGTCGCCCTGGAGCCCGCGCCGTGCGCCGTCCTGGTCGCCCGTCTGCGCGGTGTAGACGACGGGCACGCCGGCTTCGCGCGCGGCGGCGACGATGCGCGCCGCCGCGTCGAGGGCCCCGACGAGCGCCGGGCAGCCCGGGGCGAACGGCTCGAGGAAGTAGCGCTGGAGGTCGTGCACGAGCACGGCGGTGCGCGCCGGCTCCAGCGCCCAGGGGGCGCGCGAGCGGGGCAGGTCGCCCAGCGGGGCGGCGTAGTCGATGCCAGACGGGATGGCCATGTCTGTTCCTGTTCGGGTGGCGGGGCGGGTCAGGGGGCCGCGGGGGCGGAGGCCGCGGGGGCGGCGAGGCGGTCCGCGAGCAGCGCACGCAGCTCGCGGCGGGAGTTCTTGCCGACGTGCGTCGCGGGCAGCTCGTCGACGACGACGACGGCGTCCGGGATCTTGTACGTCGCCAGGCCCTGTCCTCGCAGGAACCCGGGGAGGTCGGCCGGGGCGTCCCGGCCGGTCTCGGCCTGGACGACGAGCACGATCCGCTCGCCCAGGTACGGGTCGGGCACCCCGACGGCGACGGCGTCGAGCACGCCGGGGTGGGTGAGCGCGAACGCCTCCAGCTCCTCGGTGGCGACCTTCTCCCCGCCGCGGTTGATCTGGTCCTTGAGGCGTCCCGTCACCACAAGGTGACCCGAGGGCAGGCGCCGGACCAGGTCTCCCGTGCGGTAGAACCCGTCGGCGGTGAAGGAGTCGCGGTCGGCGTGCTCGGACCGGTAGTAGCCGCGGATCGTGTACGGGCCGCGCGTCAGGAGCGCGCCCTCGGACCCGTCGGGCACGTCGATGTCGTCGGCGTCGACCACCCGCACCTCGTCGTCGGGCGAGATCGGCCGGCCCTGCGTGGTCTCGACCACGAGGTCGGGGTCGTCGGCGCGCGTGTAGCTGACCAGGCCCTCGGCCATGCCGAACACCTGCTGGAGCCGGGCGCCCAGCACCGAGCGGACCTCGGGCGCGACCGTGTCGGCGAGGCGTGCCCCGCCCACCTGGACGTCGGTGAGCGAGCCCAGGTCCGGCCTGCGGCGGCGGGCCGCGGAGATCCACGCGTGCGCGAGCGGCGGCACCAGCGCGACCGTCGTGACGCGCTCGGCGGCGACGTGCCGGAACGCGGTGCGCGGGCTCGGGTCGCGGGCGAGGACGACACGCCCGCCGCGGTCCAGCACCCCGAGGACGCCCGGCGAGCTCATCGGGAAGTTGTGCGCCACCGGCAGCACCACCAGCATGACCGTCGCGGCGGTGACGCCGCAGATGTCCGCGCTCGCGCGCACCGAGTACAGGTAGTCGGCGTGCGTGCGCGGGATGAGCTTGGACACCCCCGTCGTGCCGCCCGACAGCTGGAGGAACGCCACCTGCCCGGCGTCGGCGTCCGGCACCGGCAGCACGGACGGCGCTGCCTGGGTCAGGTCCCAGGCCGTGACGTCGACGAGTCGCGGCGGGACGACGCCGCGCTCCGTGAGCCGGCCGGCGACAGCGGCGTGCAGCGCGGCGTGGTCGACGCCGTCGGCGCCGGCCGCGACGACGAGCGCCGCGGCGTCGGCGAGCGCGCAGAACTGCGTGAGCTCGACCTCCCGGTGGCTGGGCAGCGCGAACACCGGCACCGCCCCGTACCGCAGCAGCCCGAGGACCGTGGCGAGGAACTCCACGACGTTGGGCAGCGCGACGACGACCCGGTCCCCCGGCGCGACGCCGAGGTCGCGGAAGCGTGCCGCGGCCGCGCGGGCCTGGTCGCCGAGGTCGGCGTAGGTCCACCGCCGCTCGACCCCCCGCGCGTCCTGCCCGACGACGGCGACGCGCGCCGCGAACCGGGCCGTGCGGTCCTCGACGAACACGGCGAAGGTCTCGTCCGTCCAGTACCCGAGGTCGCGGTAGCGCGCACGGGCCTCCGCGGGCCAGCCGCGCACGGGAGCGAGCGGCGACCGCGGAGCGAGCGGCGACCGCGGAGCGAGCGGCGACCGCGGAGCGAGCGGGGTCACGGCCCGACCGCCGTCATCATCGTCGCGAGCTTCGCGCCGGTCTCCCGGACCTCGGCGGCCGGGTCGGAGCCGGCCACGATCCCGGCACCGGCGAAGAGCCGCAGCGTGGGCCCGTCGAGCACGCCCGCGCGGATCGTGACGGCGAACTCGCCGTCGCCGGCGGCGTCCACCCATCCGACCGCCCCGGCGAGCGGGCCGCGCGGGCCCGGCTCGAGCGCCGCGATGGCGTCGAGCGCGGCCGTGGTCGGCACCCCGCCGACGGCAGGGGTCGGGTGCAGCAGCAGCGCCAGGTGCAGGGCGGACCACCCGGTGGTACCGGGGGCGAGCCGCGCCCGGACGGGGGTGCCCAGGTGGTGCAGCGTGTCCGTCGAGACGACGACGGGGCGGGCGGGCACGTCGACCTCGACGCACACCGGCGCGAGGGCGGCGGTGATCGCGTCGACGACGAACGCGTGCTCGGCCAGGTCCTTCGCCGACCGCCCGAGCCCGGCCGCACGCCGGGCGTCCTCGCGCTCGTCGGCGGACCGCGGCACGGAGCCGGCGAGCGGGAAGCACGTGACGACGTCGCCCGTGCGCCGCACGAGCAGCTCAGGGCTCGCCCCGAGGAGCACGGGACCGGCCGCGTCGGCCGTCAGCGGGACGCCGAACACGTAGCGGCCGGGACGCCGGTCGAGCAGCCGCGCGACGACCGCGCGAGGGTCCAGGGGCGGGTCGCTCACGACGTCCACCCAGCGGCCCAGCACGACCTTGCGCAGGTCCCCGGCCGCGATGAGGCCGAGCGCGGCCGTGACGCGGGCGGCGTACGCGGCCTCCGAGGGCTCCGGCGTCGCGGCGTGCGCGGACGGGGCCGGCGGTGGGACGTCGGCGACGTCCGCGGAGTCGGCTTCCGGGCGCACCCGGTGGGCGACGGCCGTGCCGCCGTGCTCGAACGGCAGGGCGACGACCGCCCTCTCTCCCGCGCCTAGCGAGGCCGTCACCTCGTCGGCCCAGCGGCGGTCGGCGAACGTCGTGGTCGTGGTGGCGACCACCAGCCCGGCGGCGACGGCGTCCGCGCCGGCGAAGGTCGCACGGTGCGCGGTGGCCGGGTCGGTCGCGAGGACGTCGCGGGGCTCGGTCACGGCGGTCACAGGGACGCACCCCCGTCGACGTAGACCTGCTGCAGGGTCACGTGGCGGGCGTCGTCCGACAGCAGGAAGCACACCAGGGCGGCGACGTCCTCCGGGGCGCCGAGCCGGCCGAGCGGGATGCCGACGCGGAACCGCGCCGGGTCGCCGCCGATCGCGGCGGCGGCCCCGGTCTCGGCGTCCGGCCACAGGTCGCGCTGCATCGCGGTGTCCGTGGAGCCGGGCTCGACGACGTTGCAGCGAATCCCCCGGGCGGCGAGCTCGAGCCCGGCGCAGCGGGTCAGCGCGGAGGTCGCGGCCTTGGACGCGGCGTACGCGATCATCCCCGCCCGGGGCACGCGCGCCGCGTTGGAGCTGACGACGACGACGGAGCCGCCGTCGCGCATCGCGGTGGTGCCGTGCCGCAGCACGTGGAGCACGCCGCTGGTGTTGACGGCGAGGTGGCGGTGCCAGGACTCGTCGGTGACCTCGGTGAGCCCGCCCGGCTCGAGGACGCCCGCCGCGGACGCGATCCCGTCGAGCGGGCCGAGCGCCGCGACCGCCGCGGTCACGGCGTCGCCGACGGCGCCGGGGTCCGCGACGTCCGCGGTGAGCGCGAGCGCATGGCGCGCCCCTGCCGCCACGGCCTGCTCCGCCGTCGACGCGAGGCCCGCGACGTCCCGGTCGAGCAGCGCGAGCGCCGCTCCCGCGGCGGCCAGCCGCAGGGCCGTCGCCCGCCCGATCCCCGACGCCGCCCCCGTCACCAGCACGGTCCCCGCCGTCCCGCCTGTCCTGCCACCTGCCACGTCCATCGACCTCTCCCCGTCGTCTGCGGCGTCCGTCCCGACGCCTGTCGTCCCCTGCACGTGTCGTCCCGCGCCCGTCCGGGGCGCGGCAAGGGGGCGGTGCGGCGCGCCGCACCGCCCCCTTCCGGCGTCAGCTCAGCGTGAGCGTCAGCACTGCCGCGTAGCCGCCCGGCGTGACCGTCGTCGGTGCCCGGAGCGTGAGCCCGGCGGCGACCTTGGCCGTGCCCCGGCCCGTGCCGGCCGCGGCCGACGCGAGCGGCGACGTGACGTCCAGCCCGGTCGCCTTCGCGGCGCCGGCCGCGACCACCTGGCCGGGGCTCGCGGAGAGCACCGACGGCGTCCAGCCGAGCGCCGAGCCAGGGAACGTCGCCGCGCCGGACGTGAAGTCCGAGACCTGGCCGACGAGGTTCCAGCCGACGTCGGCCGTGCGGACGTCCGCGACCGTGACGGTCGGGAGCGTGCCGTCCGCGACGAAGGCCTCGGCCGTGGCGTCGAGCTCGGCGGTGCCGAGGTCGGCCGTGGCGCCGCCGACCGAGAGCGTCAGCCCGCCCGCGGCCGGGATCTCGACGAGCACCTCGACAGCGGAGCTGCCGCCTTCCTCCCCGGGCTGGCCCGGCTCCCCTGGGCCCGCGTCGCCGGCGCTGATCTTCCACACCTTGTTGCCCGTCGCCTTGTCGACGACGTAGGCGTTGCCGAGGCCGTCGACGCTCACGTGGTTGGCGCGCGCGATCGGCAGGTTGGCCACCTTGGTGCCGTCCGCCTCCAGCACGGTCACCGTGGTACCGCCGAAGTTGGTGACGTAGACGAGGTGGTGCACCGGGTCGAAGGCGGTGTTGAGCGCGCCCGCCCCCGTGGGGATCTCGGCGAGCGTCGCGCCCGTGGTGGCGTCGGCGATGACGACGTCGTCGCTGTTCTGGCTGGCGATCCAGAGGCGGTTCGCGGCGGCGTCGTACGCGATGCCGGACGCGCCGCGACCACCCACGTCGATGCCCTCGACCGTCAGGAACGACGTCTGAAGCGTCGTCGTGTCGACCTTGACGACCTTGTTGCTCGACAGGCTCGGCGAGACCAGCACGCCGTCGCTCAGCGCGAGCGACATGGGGCTGTACTCGGCGCGGGGGCCGGTCGGGATGTCGGTGATCTTCTCGTACGGGGTGCCGTCGCCGTCGTTGTCGCCGCCCTCGAACACGGCGATGGAGCCGTCGCCCGTGGTGCCCTCGCTGGCCGAGCTGACGAAGACGCGGTCGGACCTCGGGTCGTAGACGACGTCGCGCGAGTGCGTGACGGTGCCGGCGGGGTGCTGCTTGAGCAGCGTGAGGTCGGCGGCCGAGTAGACGGCGACGGCGTTGGTGCGGGTGTTGGTCACCCACACGGTGCCGTGGACGTCGTCGACGCCGATGCCGTAGGGCGCGAGGCCGGCGGCACCGCTCGGGTCGGTGACGTCCTTCGGGTGGACCGAGCCGAGGACGGCGAGCGTGTCCGGGTCGACCTTGTACAGGTAGCCGTCCTCGGCGGCGCCGGTCCCGGCGGCCGCGGTGGCGAACAGGGCGTCCTCCGCGGCGCTGTAGGCCGACTGGTAGAGGCCCTGGGCGATGCCGTCGCCGTTCGACGTCAGCGTGAAGCGGTCCTCGCCGCCGACCGGCGACGAGTCCGGCGAGATCTTCTGGCCGGGCAGGTCGAAGGTGCCGGCCGGGTTGGCGAGCGTCACCGCGACGGGGTGGGTGCCGAGCGCGGCGTCCGCGGCGATCGAGTACGCGACCGTCGTCGCGCCCGCGGTGTCGGCGGCGGCAGGCAGGCCCGTGAAGGCGACGTCGGCGCCTTCGAACGCGACCGACGCGACCGTGGAGCCGGCGGGCAGGTTCTTCAGGGTCAGCGAGCCCGAGGCGCCCTGCGCGAGGGCCGAGAAGGTGGCGGCGGGGGCGGTCGTGACCGCGCGCGTGATCGTGCCCGACGTCGGCCCGGTGAGGGTCACCGTGTGGGCGCCCGCGCGCAGCGTGCCCGGGGCGAACACGAGCGTCGAGCCGGTCAGCGCGCCCGTGGCCGAGGCGGTGCCGCCCGCGGTCCACGCCTTGTCGGCGCCGTCGACCGTCGCCGTCAGAGCCTCGCCCGCGGCGAAGGTGCCGGCCGCGGCGGCGACGCTGAGCGTGACCTGGTCGGCGGGGGCGCCGCGGCCGCCGGCCGAGGCGTTGACGGTCACGGTGTCCGCGGTGACCGTGAACGTCACGTACACGGAGCGGGGGGTGTCGCCGCCGGGCTTCATCGAGCCCGACAGCAGCTGGAGGTGGTGGGTGCTGCCGGGCGCCCACGCCGCGGCGAGCGCCGGGCTGGTGGTGGCGGGCGTCGGGAACGGGACGTCGACGCTGAAGCCGCCGTCCGCGTCGGCCTGGATGCCGGTCCAGATGGCGGCCGTCGACGAGCCCGCGCCCGGGAAGGTGTAGCGGCCCGCGGCGGGCTCGACGGTCAGGACGTCGGCCTCGACGCCGCCCGCGGCGCCGAGCTTCACGGCGATCCACGAGCCGGCGCCGTCCGGGGCGGTCCAGCCCGAGCCCTCGAGGTGGATCGCGTCGCCCACGGTGACGTTGTCGGCGACCGACACGGTCGCCGAGCCGCCCGCACCGGTGAGCCAGGTGCCCTGGTCGGCGAACGCGGGCGCCGCGGTGGTCAGGGCCGCCAGGCCCAGGATCGCCGCGAGCGCCCCCGCACCCACGCGAGCCGTCCGTCTCTGGACGGTGGTTGTCATCCGAGTCCCCTTGCTTTGAAAGGTTAGCCTTACCTTGGTCGGATGAAATGTAGGCAAGACTTGTCCGTTTGTGCAACGGTGCCGTACGTCACACCGCGTCAGCGCGGGCCGGAGCGTGCGCGGCCGGTCCCCAGCAGCCACGCGAGGTACACCCCGCCGACCAGCCCCGTGACCACCCCGACCGGCAGGACCACGGGCGCGAGCGCCCGCTGGGCGACGACGTCGGACGTCACGAGCAGCAGCGCCCCCAGGGCCGCCGCGGCCCCCGCTCCCGCCCCGGACCCGCGCGTCAGGCGGCGGGCGAGCTGCGGCGCCGCGAGCGCGACGAACCCCACCGGGCCGGCCGCAGCCGTGCCGGCCGCGGCCAGCGCGATCCCCACGACCACCGCGCCCAGGCGCGCCCGGGGCACGTCGACGCCGAGCGCGGCGGCCAGGTCGTCGCCGAGGTCGAGCAGCGCGAGCGTCCGCTGGGCGGCCAGCGCGACGGGCAGGAGGACGCCCACGGCGACGAGCAGCGGCACGGCGGTCTCCCAGCCCCGGGCGTCGAGGCTGCCGACCAGCCACGTCTGCGCGGCGGTGGCGTCCCCGAGCGAGGCGCGCGTCAGCAGGTAGCCGTTGGCCGAGGTGAGGACCGCCGCGGTGCCGATGCCGACGAGGACGAACCGGTGCCCCGTCGTCGTGCCCCCGGACGACGAGAGCGCGAGCACCGCCAGCGCGCACGCCAGGCCGCCCGCCAGCGCACCGCCGGCGACGGCGGCCGTGCCGCCGCCCAGCACGACGATCGCGACGAGGGCGCCGGTCGCGGAGCCCGCCGTGAAGCCGACGACGTCCGGGCTGCCGAGCGGGTTGCGGGTCAAGGACTGGAACAGCGCCCCGGAGGCGCCGAGGGCGGCCCCGACGACGGCACCGGTGACGAGGCGCGGCAGCCGCAGCCCGACGACGACGAGCTGCGTGCGCTGGTCGCCGCCGCCGAGCAGCGCGGCCAGCACCTCGGCCGGCGACGTCGGGACGTCGCCCACGACGAGGCCGAAGAGCACGACGCCCAGCAGCGCTCCGAGCACCGACGCCGTGACGACGGCGGTCCGGGCGCGTCGCCGTGCCGCGAGCCGGGCCGCCAGCCCCGCCACGGGCGGGACCGCGCTCATGCGGGGCTCCTGCGCGGCGAGACCTGTGCGCCCCGCGGGCGCCTCGGCCACGGTCCACGCCGTCGTCGCCCCGGCCGCCGTCGCACGAGATGGACGAACACGGGCCCGCCGACCGCGGCGACGACGATGCCGACCTCGAGCTCGCCCGGCCGTGCGACGACGCGGCCGACGAGGTCGGCGGCGAGCACGAGCACTCCCCGCCGAGCGCGGAGAGAGCGGTGACCCAGCGTTGGGAGGACGGCGCCCACCGGCGCACCACGTGGGGGACGGTGAGCCCGACGAACCCGATCGGTCCGGCGGCGGCGGTCGCCGCGCCGCACACGAGCATGATCGCGAGGACGCCGAGCGCGTGCACCAGCCGCAGGTGCACGCCGAGGGCCTGCGCGACGTCGTCGCCGAGCGCGAGCGAGTCGAGCGCGCGCCCGAGCCCGACGGCGAGGAGCAGCCCGACGGCGACGAACGGGGCCACGCCGCTCAGCACGGCGGACCCGCGCCCCTCGAGCGACCCGACCGCCCAGAAGCGGAACGAGTCGAAGGCGGCGGGGAACGACAGCACCAGCCCCTGGGTGGCCGCGACGAGCGCCGCGCTGATCGCGGTGCCCGCGAGCACGGTGCTCGTGGGGCTTCCCGGGTCGGACCCGCGCCGCGCCAGCGCCTGCACCAGCACGGAGGCCACCATCGCCCCGGCCATCGCCCACGCGACGGTGTCGACGACGGTGGTCGCGAGGGACAGCGCGAGGCCGACGGCGACGAAGACGGCCGCGCCCGCGTTGACGCCGAGCAGCCCGGGGTCGGCCAGCGGGTTGCGCGTGAGGGCCTGCATGAGAGCGCCCGCGGCACCGAGCGCGAGCCCGACCACGACGGCGAGGAGCGTCCGCGGCAGCCGCAGCTCCCAGACGAGGGCGTGCTCGGCCGTCCCGCCGCGCAGCGCGTCGAGCACGTCCGCGACGGGGACGGGCCGCGAGCCGACCAGCAGGCCGAGCGCCATGAGCACCAGGAGCGCGGCGACCAGCCCGGCCGCGGCGAGGACCGCACGGCCCGTGCGACGGGCCGTCGGCACGGCGCTCACCCGCCCACCGCCCGCCCTGCCGGTCCGGCCTCTGCCAGCTCCGCCTCGACCACCAGGCGGTTCGTGCTCCCGCCCAGCGAGTAGTCGCACGTGACGAGGGTGAGCTGCGACGTCGTCGGGACGGCCTGCGGCCGGTCGCGGACGGGCAGCAGCACCGACACGGCCGCGGGCGGGACGACGCGCGTCCCCGTCACCGTGTACGTCCAGGTGCCCTGCGGGGTCTCGAAGCGGATCTCGTCGCCCGCGACGAGCTCGTGCAGGTCGACGAACGGGGCGCCGGCGCCGGAGCGCGCGTTGTGCCCGGCGACGACGACGTTGCCGACCTGCCCCGGCAGGGCGGTCCCCGGGTAGTGCCCGGGACCGCGGCGGAGCTGCTCGGGCACGACCCCTTCGACGACGGCGAGCTGCAGGCCGTCGAGCGCGGGGATCCGCAGCACCCCGACGAGGTCGCCCGTCACGGGCTCGGCAGGAGCGGCAGGGGTCTCGTCGGACGTGAGGGCCGGGGCGAACCCGGCGAGCAGCGCGGCCTGCGCCCGCTCGGCGCGGCTGTGCTCGAGCCACCGCGTCAGCCCCCAGTGCCCGGCGACGACGAGCGCGCCGACGAGCGCCGTGACGGCCACGGCGCGCAGCACCCGCCGGCGCAGCAGCAGCCAGGCCGCGAGGAACAGCACGACGGCCGCGGGGACCACCGGCCAGGACTCCACCTCGGCGACGAACACCGACCCGTGGTCGGCCGGGTCGAGCTCGCCGTGCAGCACGTACGCGCCCGCGAGCGGCGCGGGGACGCGCACGACGAGCTCGCGGGTGAGCGCGTCGCCCGGGTCGACCGCGGCGACGTCGAGCCGCCCGACCACCTCGCCGCCCAGGGAGTCGCGCCCCGCGACGACGTCGACCGTGCGTGCCGTCGACGCGAGGTCCCCGGCGTTCTGCACCGTGACGGCGACGCGGTAGTCCGCGGGACCCCCGAGCGCCGCGACCACCGCACCGCGCCAGCCGCCCACCCGCTCCGCGGCCGCAGCGACCACGAGCCGCGAGGTCGGCACCACGGTCATCGGCCGGGGCGCGACGGCGCCGGTCGCGACGTCGGGGACCACGACGGGCAGCGTCGCGGTCACCTGCCCGGTCAGGGTCGTGGCCCGCACCACGCACGGGCACGACGACGGCGGGGCCACGCCCAGCAGCGTCCCGGTCCCGGTCCCGTCCTCGCCGACGACGACCACCGTCGACTGCGCGGTCGCGCAGTCCGCGGACCCGGCGGCGGCCCCCGCCCCGCATAACGCCACCGAGACCACGCCGGCCGGCCAGCCGGCGAGCGTGACGTCGACCGGCTGCCCGACGCGCACCTC
Coding sequences:
- a CDS encoding (2,3-dihydroxybenzoyl)adenylate synthase, with translation MTPLAPRSPLAPRSPLAPRSPLAPVRGWPAEARARYRDLGYWTDETFAVFVEDRTARFAARVAVVGQDARGVERRWTYADLGDQARAAAARFRDLGVAPGDRVVVALPNVVEFLATVLGLLRYGAVPVFALPSHREVELTQFCALADAAALVVAAGADGVDHAALHAAVAGRLTERGVVPPRLVDVTAWDLTQAAPSVLPVPDADAGQVAFLQLSGGTTGVSKLIPRTHADYLYSVRASADICGVTAATVMLVVLPVAHNFPMSSPGVLGVLDRGGRVVLARDPSPRTAFRHVAAERVTTVALVPPLAHAWISAARRRRPDLGSLTDVQVGGARLADTVAPEVRSVLGARLQQVFGMAEGLVSYTRADDPDLVVETTQGRPISPDDEVRVVDADDIDVPDGSEGALLTRGPYTIRGYYRSEHADRDSFTADGFYRTGDLVRRLPSGHLVVTGRLKDQINRGGEKVATEELEAFALTHPGVLDAVAVGVPDPYLGERIVLVVQAETGRDAPADLPGFLRGQGLATYKIPDAVVVVDELPATHVGKNSRRELRALLADRLAAPAASAPAAP
- a CDS encoding isochorismate synthase, which codes for MTEPRDVLATDPATAHRATFAGADAVAAGLVVATTTTTFADRRWADEVTASLGAGERAVVALPFEHGGTAVAHRVRPEADSADVADVPPPAPSAHAATPEPSEAAYAARVTAALGLIAAGDLRKVVLGRWVDVVSDPPLDPRAVVARLLDRRPGRYVFGVPLTADAAGPVLLGASPELLVRRTGDVVTCFPLAGSVPRSADEREDARRAAGLGRSAKDLAEHAFVVDAITAALAPVCVEVDVPARPVVVSTDTLHHLGTPVRARLAPGTTGWSALHLALLLHPTPAVGGVPTTAALDAIAALEPGPRGPLAGAVGWVDAAGDGEFAVTIRAGVLDGPTLRLFAGAGIVAGSDPAAEVRETGAKLATMMTAVGP
- a CDS encoding SDR family oxidoreductase, which codes for MDVAGGRTGGTAGTVLVTGAASGIGRATALRLAAAGAALALLDRDVAGLASTAEQAVAAGARHALALTADVADPGAVGDAVTAAVAALGPLDGIASAAGVLEPGGLTEVTDESWHRHLAVNTSGVLHVLRHGTTAMRDGGSVVVVSSNAARVPRAGMIAYAASKAATSALTRCAGLELAARGIRCNVVEPGSTDTAMQRDLWPDAETGAAAAIGGDPARFRVGIPLGRLGAPEDVAALVCFLLSDDARHVTLQQVYVDGGASL
- a CDS encoding FecCD family ABC transporter permease, which translates into the protein MSAVPPVAGLAARLAARRRARTAVVTASVLGALLGVVLFGLVVGDVPTSPAEVLAALLGGGDQRTQLVVVGLRLPRLVTGAVVGAALGASGALFQSLTRNPLGSPDVVGFTAGSATGALVAIVVLGGGTAAVAGGALAGGLACALAVLALSSSGGTTTGHRFVLVGIGTAAVLTSANGYLLTRASLGDATAAQTWLVGSLDARGWETAVPLLVAVGVLLPVALAAQRTLALLDLGDDLAAALGVDVPRARLGAVVVGIALAAAGTAAAGPVGFVALAAPQLARRLTRGSGAGAGAAAALGALLLVTSDVVAQRALAPVVLPVGVVTGLVGGVYLAWLLGTGRARSGPR
- a CDS encoding class E sortase, producing MTEVRVGQPVDVTLAGWPAGVVSVALCGAGAAAGSADCATAQSTVVVVGEDGTGTGTLLGVAPPSSCPCVVRATTLTGQVTATLPVVVPDVATGAVAPRPMTVVPTSRLVVAAAAERVGGWRGAVVAALGGPADYRVAVTVQNAGDLASTARTVDVVAGRDSLGGEVVGRLDVAAVDPGDALTRELVVRVPAPLAGAYVLHGELDPADHGSVFVAEVESWPVVPAAVVLFLAAWLLLRRRVLRAVAVTALVGALVVAGHWGLTRWLEHSRAERAQAALLAGFAPALTSDETPAAPAEPVTGDLVGVLRIPALDGLQLAVVEGVVPEQLRRGPGHYPGTALPGQVGNVVVAGHNARSGAGAPFVDLHELVAGDEIRFETPQGTWTYTVTGTRVVPPAAVSVLLPVRDRPQAVPTTSQLTLVTCDYSLGGSTNRLVVEAELAEAGPAGRAVGG